The genomic region tgttgttacagAGCACAAACAAATCGGCGAAATTCGTAACGCTTACGGCAAAATATGACAAAGAAGAAATATGACAAATATGATCATCTGCtgaggaaaacaaatgttgcATAATACATCGACAGTGATACATCACAGTAGCAGCTTAGAAAGATTTACAGTctgttaaatatttatttgatcTCGTTGATCATTTctctacacaaacacacagaagCAAATTTACGCTTTCCTCGATTTTTATATTCACAAACTTCCTTTTTCGACCTACAAACTATTTCACTGTTTTTTACCTTGATCTTCGGTCCACATCCTTCTAGTGCGGCTGGaatataaattatatttcCTACTTCTCTAggggatcggtttttgagcaTTCCACGCAAACAAAATGATATCCTTGTACGAGTATCACCTTAACGTATTGAGTATTTGTTTGTAAACGGTCCGGTTTCTTATGCTGCTCCAATTCTCTTCGGTGTCTTCTTTCAATAATCTACTATATGGCTAACAATGAATAATCCTGGTGTATCAAGTAGATTTATACATTTTGGGGTACGGctgacatataaaaaaaaaaatgcatatacAAATTAATGGCATTATGGCAGATGATAATGGGGATGAAGGAAGTAAACCGCTGCTATTTAATACCCTAAATACGATGTGGAAAGACAAACGGGTACGATGCAGACTTCACAGGATGTTGTGTTAGCGAATTGTAAAAAAAGCGTGCTGTTGTAGGCTTGTGGTAGCGTTAAACTAGTGAGTATTTTTGTGTGAGATTTAACCGATCGCTCTTGTTCctttttcgttgaaatcgtGCCTCAATTGTGcagcaaaaaagcaaacagaagATCTCTCCTTCGGAGATATGCATAAATGTCGAATCATaaggttttttctttaacaaaaaaaggtcCGCTTTCTAAGCAATGTAGACGTTGTGCTATGCGTGCTAGAAGCGATCTTTTCAAACGTGAATGTGATTGCGATAAGGTGTGTTGTGTCACGCGTAAGAAAATTAATGATACTAAATGGACAGAGGGGGAATGGTAGAGGTGTCGTATGTACAATGGTGGATCGATGACGCAGACCGCCAGTCGTCATACGCCTGTCCTCTAGAATGCAGTAAAGCATCCTACTTCAAGGTTGCGGTATGGTTCGTGCGCACACTTTTCGCATACCGCAGCCCGTTGAAGTCGTTGAAATGCTGGTTGATCTTGGGGATGAAAATTTCCCCGTTCAAACCAAACTGTGGCCGTGGCACGTGCGGCGGTGGGAACGTTTTCTCGCCACTGTTGAGCATGAAGAACGGATTGACGGGTTTGCTCTTGTCGATCACCGGAACCGGTTCGTAGCTGTACGGCTGGGGTTGTTTGGTGTAAAAGTTTTGCACGAACGATGCGTACGTTTTGGCGCCGTGCGACGACGGTATCGGTCGACTGTGGGGAAGCGGTTTATACACGCTGGAGCTGGGCGATTCGTAGAACGACCCGGAGGCGAGCGGTTGGTAGCTGTGACCGCCGGACGTGAAGCGATGGTGAGATGGTGCTTGTAGGCGTGCCGGAGCCGCAGGTTGAACCACACCGTCGATGCGAAGGATGCGCGTGTTAAACTCGCTAGCGTCgagatttttcaaaaagaatCGATGAAACTTGGAAGTCAGCACGTACAGCGCGGTACCGTCCCGATCGGGCGTGCGCAAATCAGCGGCAAACTGAATCTTTTCTTGGTCTTGGGCAAGAAtgctgcaaagaaaaaaatcggcaAAACGACAAACGACAGTAGAAAAGTTTGCCCCTTTTGCGACCCACTTGTTTGACCCAATCTCTCTATCCTCTCTATTACCTATGCTCGTTGGTACGTGGGTTCCAGGAAGCGACGGCCGTCTCCGACAGGGGCGAGTAGAAAATGGTTCCACCGCGGGGGGCAGCGGCCAGTCCGATACCTTGAGATGATTTACGGCCAACCAGTTTCACCGGGAGATCCTTTCCGAACGGTAGCGGACCGCCTCGCAGTGCGGACGTACTGACCGAGAACAGGCTGTACGGAGGTAGTAAATGGACAATTTAAGTTAATGCTTCATAACTCGTTTTAGAAAAACGTTTCGAACTCGATTATTGTCGACACGCACCGGTCAGTCGCCAACGGTTGGAAGTAGAGGATGGCAGCTTCCGGATCGAACGCCAACCCAACCACGCCGTCCATCAGGGTAAACCGGTGCTCGAGGATGCTCGATTCGGCAAAGTCTGGATCGGGGTACATGGCGGGATGGGACAGCCGCCAGGTGAGATCTTTCCCGCTGTCGTAAACAATGATTCCCGGCGCAACGGTGTCGGTGATGTAGACGAACACATCGTCGCAGTGGTTTTCCGGGCGCGACGTTGTCTCATCGACGATGATGTTCGTGTAGAGCGATTCGCCTCGGATCACCTCGGCGGGGAAATCGATCCGCCGTACGACCTGATCGGTGTTCAGATCGTACACCAGTATTTTCGGCGGGCAGGTCACCTCAAAGTCCTCCAGGGAGCGCGAGACACCGGCATCGAGCGCCCACAGCCGGTTGCACGAATCGATGCGTATCCGGTAGACCGACACGAGCCCAATGTCGGAGCAGTTGTACTCGTTCGTGCCGGCCCGATGGTGGCTCCAGGAGGGGAACGCCTGCAGCGTCGGTGAGTCACCGATGGTTCCGCGCGGTATGGACGACAGCGTCGATGGCACGCCGGAAAAGAGACGCGGTGTGGCGATGAAAATACGATCGTAGCCCACCTCCAGTCCGGTAGCGACGACATTTTCCGGATTGTAAAAGTCCTTGTTCGACGTCGGGTAGTCCCAGGGGAAGTTGTAGCTCAACAGGTTCCACTGTTTGACCGTTTCGAAGCCCGGTCCGTGCAGGGCAGCATCACCTGTCGCGACGCAGACTAGCGCCGCCAGGCACCAGATTGGCAACATCATCACGCCCTTGCTACCTTGGAATCGGGGAAAAGAACGGAGGGAGAACGCGCGCCGCAGAGTGCGCAAGAGAAAGGCACACCATTATTAACCCATCGTGTAAGTAGGTGCCGACCTTGGCGAGCATTTGAAATTGGAAGCGTCCCACAACGCGTAATGGGCCACCGAAACAAAGCACCGGCACCAAAAATGACGCATCCGAATTGAGTGCCAAATAATCGATTCGATCACCGCGTGGCCGATTTGGCTGACTCTTCGCGGGCAATTCGTGGCCCAGATGAAACGATGTGTGGCACTAATGTTGTGTCTCCGGCACGACCACCGGCTGCAAAACCCGGCGTCGACGCAACAACAGGCCTTTAAAAGTGTACCTTCCATCTGCACCGATCGTGCTTCGATCGGTTGATCGCGCGGGATCCGGTGCGTGCGGTGCCAGGGAATCAAATGCCACGGCACGCAGAATGCAAGTGGCGGCAGTCTTATGACATGTTTTGCAATTAGCATAGCCACCTTTTGATGCTCTCTCGTGCACTGTCCAGCATCGATCGACCCAGTGTGTTCACTCCGGCCGATTGTGCACGTGcgaaaaatgaagcaaaactaTATCATAATGACGGTAGCGAGCGAGTGTGCGGACGCGAGCAGTTAGTTGATGTGAAAGCAATAATTTGCggtctttttttcctattgAACATGATTATTATTCAGTTTACCCCATGTGCAACCCACTGGTGACGGTGACTAGTGGGTTGTCGAAACAAAACGCATTAGACTATCTATTGAAGCACGCTAATTTCAAGGACCTCCGTTGTCTGCCGCTGACCAGCTGAACTTTGCTTTAACAAATGTCGCAACCGGAACAATTCAGGTTTCATGTTCTGAGTGCAAAGGCAGCGGATTTTTAGAATGTAGACATTAAGAAGCAGGCCCGACAGCTCGTTCCTAacattcactttttttttacatatgtgacttgtttttacttttttgtgttttttgtgtgctttATATACCACCTATAATTTTGcccaaatattttaaaacgtcTTTAATTATGAAACCTCTTGAACTAAGTATCACGATGTTCTTCGTGACTTTATGTGTTACACATTACTTTAACAAAACCACGTGTTACAATTTATGAGTATAATTTTTAGAAACGAGTTATCTGAGTCTATTTCTTGTCGTTGAAATTGATCGCGGAATGAATGTTGCTCTCAATTTTACTATTATCATGTGAAACtatttttcttgattttaaTCCCTGCCGCAGGAAGGATTTTTTGTAGCTAGTCACTCCTTTTGACTATTTTACTTCGTCTATTGTATCACTACTTTACTCTTGTTcgagatatttttgtttttcattagtactcattaaattttcattagcGAAACACGTGGTCGCTCGGCGGTCTGTTtgacaatttttatttgattcactttcacttttgtATTCCTTTTAAATACCTCCTTGGTACAAGTTATATCACCGTATGCGTGGTACGTTTTGTGGTATTTTTACACGATGTATGTTTCATTCTCGTAACGCACGTGCAATTgtaggatttgtttttttcttgccgaACATGTCCTCACCGCAGCAACAACCAGAAGCCAAATTAATTGCCATCCCAGGCATCAACCACCATTGCTTAATGGCCCAAGCGTACATTCGCGCACCAGGATGTCACAAAAAAATAAGACAGTACACATTGGCGACATCGATGACAATGTTCCGCCCCGCCTCAACACACTCACCCAGTAAAACGTGTCACGAGCTCACCGTGCGGAACACGTaatggatttttatttcaactgcTTGTTTAGCTATTTTCGCCCGACAGATGCTTAGTATCGTAGTAGCTCCTCAACGGGCCGCACAATTCCACTACTATCGCGCACGTTTCGCGTCGAAATGGAGCACTGAGGGTAAACGCGTCCCGACCGGTCGCCAGTCCGAATGGAACTGAATTGTCTGCGCGCTGTGTTGTCGCGAGTCGTGGCGTCGACTCAAGCCGAAGCTGGCAAGGCACACGCCGGCCACGTTCCGTCGTTGTGATCTGCTTCGAGATCGAGTGTCCTCCCTACTCCAAAATGCCACACGATCGCTGAAGCCACCGCATTCGGCCCCGACTGTTCGCCAACAGGGGCAATGAATGCACTCAGGGGTCGATTCATCTGCAGGGGGGCCTTTGCGAAATGGCACAACTTTAGGCGATTTCTGATTcacattttttgttgaatggGTGGTTAGGACAAATTTATCAAGTTCTGATCCATATACAACGACATCAATGCGTAAACATATTTAAGCCTCTATCAGACAGATCCGATTTCGCAACATGCCCGCCGGCGGTTACCTTCCCAATTTTAAATGCCATTCAAAAACTGTCTACATCGTAATAAATTCGagacaaaaaagggaaatacaAGCGCGTTGTGTACCCTGTTTGCCAATCACATTCTCCCGGATTCCAAAAGGTTGCATCCGCGTGTGATCGTGACAGTGATCTTCTACTCCATCGGCGGTGCATCGAGGGCCCGCGGTCACGATTCGCGCCTACCATATACCGGATTGCTAGCTAGTGGTCACATAATTTAAATCGATACCGCACATACCTTCGTGTCGCGCTGAAGATGGCGAATCCCTCCGACCGATAGATCTCCGACGTACATGGGACAGCGAAGGGAAATGGCACCCTATACGATGGTTAAAAGAAAATCCCTTCGACTTTCATCTAATTCGGAAGTAATCCCCCCGGCGGGTCGGTGTTTAaccgttgtttgtttgtttgtttgtttttagggGCGAAAGGAGGAATCACCGCGAACATTCCTGGACCCCGCCGTGCGACGTACCAGCAGATTGGAAAGTGAGTAGGCACAACATCAAATcaaacgaaagcgaaaggaaGATTGTCCTCGGGAGATTGGGGATTTCACCCGAAGTTCGTATGGTGTTGGCAGAAGTGCTGGACACGCGACACATCGTGAGAAACATGTTGTGCGTGAGGTAAAGTTTGGGGTTCGTCGTCTGCTATGGGATCGTTCCAACATCGGTAGGACGAGGTTAAGTGGTTCAAGAATGAATATGGCGTATCGATCACACTTGATTCGCACTTGAGCAGGGCTCGGTAGATGGAAGGCGGCGACGGTGTATCCGTGATCGATCTTAGGACTGTCATTGACAATGGCCAAGGGCACGCGGGCCCCGTAGACACAGTAATCCTAGCACGTGGCGTGTGGCTTCGTGGTGATGACTTTGAACTTTGCTCCAAGCGTGTCATTATAACTCTGGGCGTTTTTCGGGGCGAGAGATCACCATTCCTGCTACGGTCGGTCGGTTGCGACCGGATCTTATCTGCCCTTTAGCGGTTACTAATCGGTCGCAGAAGGACTCCCCCACCGGCAGAAGGTGAAACTGCGTGCGAAAAATCGTTCTTTGGCTACGAGCGTCGAATTGGAATGTGCTTATTGACGCACTCAACCTAGAACGGAAATTGGAGGGCTAAAATACACGAGCCTACAGCGCACCGATGACCTTGGTACCATTCTCCGCCGTGTCTAAGCGATATTGTTAGGCGATCCTGAAGACTGCCAGCGCACCTCATTTGGAAGGGATATGTTTTCGCTCAacgtggagaagaaaaaaacagagcaCTCCGAGACCGGGTGAGATCTGTTTTTCGTTCACTAATTGGTACTTTTTGCGATCGCCATCGTTCGATCACTTCTTGGGTAGTCAAGCAAAGTCGATCAAACGAGTGGCCGATAATTGACATTTGCAGTACAGCCCTGTCGTTGATCTATGACTAGCCTCCAACTCTGTGCCAACgagggtatgtgtgtgtcttttgTGCACCGCCGTTGTGAATGGCCGTTTGTGTTGTGCTAAACCCCAATGGCAAGCATTAGCCAATTAGATAAAATCTATTCTCACcacttatttatttaaaacagtttGCACCAGCAGAAGGAAGCTGGTCCGAGCGAGAAAACCACCGATGTTTGATGCCCCGATAGTGTCTGTTCCGATGATTGCGATACATTGAGCGATAAGTAGTTTTCGGTGTGAGGATTGATTTTACGACCCGTATTAAAATTCATCATTCCGGAGTTTACGCAACGGTTTCGTTCCTTTCGCGTGCCGTGATGAAGTGTTAAGCTACGAATCAAAGGTACGTTTTTGAAAGGCGGCACGTGTcgatcgtgttttttttgttttcttcatctaTGTCCAAATCTCTCACTTTACCGCCGATGAGCGACGACGATCAGTGCAGTGGTTAAACGGAAAATGGGTAGGTAAACTAAAAGTGTTGGCGGGGCAATAAATTGTCGCCTGAATTGAACCGCCCAGTCCGGGTGGATTGGGTGGCCTGTCGATGCACTGGCCTTTCACCGCACTGGCGTAGCAACCTGGGAGTATACGATATCGGTTGCTCCGATAGCTGGTCGCTCCGGTGGTATCGATTACGTCCGCCCGCCGGGACGGGATCTTGCCGGTTACAGCGGCGCCTCGACGTTGCAGGCCTTCGTACACTCCTTGAAGCCGTTGCGCCGAAGCGGCGGTAATTGAATAATAGGCTGGAAGTTGAATTCCTTCTGCAGTCGCCCGAAGAAGGCGACCGTGAGTTGTGGGGCCTCCGGTCGGTGGGCCGGCTATACGGTCGATTACTGCGCGCGTTCGTTCGGCTAAAAACCGACCAGAATACTTCTATCGGAACCAGCACAATTTAAATCGCGGGAGGGTCCATTGGTGGAAGCCTGACATTTAAAAAGTAAGAATAGTTTATAAGACAACCCCACTCCTAAGCTCCGGCGCTCGTGCTGTTCATTCTATGTGGTCGGGTTGTAACGGCCGATGCAAAACATGCAACGATCTGCACCAGCTGTCTTGAGCTGAGCTCGGATCCACGACGCCACTTGTAGAAGAGAACACGCAAACCCAGCCGGTTACCACGCTACGATTGGTAGACGACTTCGGAACTGAGTGACCTATATAGTCAACCCCCCGATGGCGAAGGGTATCGTGCGCGATCGAGTACGCTGTTTGCGCACAGTTGGTCCACCGGCAGAGCTCTGGAATGTCATTTTGGAACGATTACATCGGAGCAAACCCCGCCGGTCCTGGTAGGAGTTGCGCCTCCTGCACTCCTGAACCAGCCGTCATGAAGCACCTGAAGTTGGTAGGCTTGGCTTTGTCCACCTAAGACCGGTGCCGATGCCTTTCACTTGCACGCCCGGAGTTGGCTTTAAGAACATGCTCCAACTTCCGTACCGGTTAGCCCATTATGACACCAGCGGTGACCCCGCTCCTCTAGGAGGCCGTGCGACTAATTACGTCCCTTGAGTAGTTTTCGCTAGTAGC from Anopheles coustani chromosome 3, idAnoCousDA_361_x.2, whole genome shotgun sequence harbors:
- the LOC131262391 gene encoding major royal jelly protein 1-like, encoding MLRESRENLPKEVEKSLHVLHRPKGVMMLPIWCLAALVCVATGDAALHGPGFETVKQWNLLSYNFPWDYPTSNKDFYNPENVVATGLEVGYDRIFIATPRLFSGVPSTLSSIPRGTIGDSPTLQAFPSWSHHRAGTNEYNCSDIGLVSVYRIRIDSCNRLWALDAGVSRSLEDFEVTCPPKILVYDLNTDQVVRRIDFPAEVIRGESLYTNIIVDETTSRPENHCDDVFVYITDTVAPGIIVYDSGKDLTWRLSHPAMYPDPDFAESSILEHRFTLMDGVVGLAFDPEAAILYFQPLATDRLFSVSTSALRGGPLPFGKDLPVKLVGRKSSQGIGLAAAPRGGTIFYSPLSETAVASWNPRTNEHSILAQDQEKIQFAADLRTPDRDGTALYVLTSKFHRFFLKNLDASEFNTRILRIDGVVQPAAPARLQAPSHHRFTSGGHSYQPLASGSFYESPSSSVYKPLPHSRPIPSSHGAKTYASFVQNFYTKQPQPYSYEPVPVIDKSKPVNPFFMLNSGEKTFPPPHVPRPQFGLNGEIFIPKINQHFNDFNGLRYAKSVRTNHTATLK